The Glycine soja cultivar W05 chromosome 3, ASM419377v2, whole genome shotgun sequence genome window below encodes:
- the LOC114407597 gene encoding DEAD-box ATP-dependent RNA helicase 35, whose translation MEEDDYVEYVPVAKRRALEAQKILQRKGKASAVTDDDLEKQRVAETKPSLLVKASQLKREQPEISVTEQIVQQEKEMIENLSDRKTLMSVRELAKGITYTEPLPTGWKPPLHVRRMSKKECDLIRKQWHIIVDGGDIPPPIKNFKDMRFPEPVLKKLKAKGIVQPTPIQVQGLPVILSGRDMIGIAFTGSGKTLVFVLPMIMMAMQEEIMMPIVPGEGPFGLIICPSRELARQTYEVIEQFLIPLKEAGYPELRPLLCIGGVDMRSQLDIVKKGVHIVVATPGRLKDMLAKKKMNLDNCRYLTLDEADRLVDLGFEDDIREVFDHFKAQRQTLLFSATMPTKIQNFARSALVKPIIVNVGRAGAANLDVIQEVEYVKQEAKIVYLLECLQKTPPPVLIFCENKADVDDIHEYLLLKGVEAVAIHGGKDQEEREYAIAAFKAGKKDVLVATDVASKGLDFPDIQHVINYDMPAEIENYVHRIGRTGRCGKTGIATTFINKNQSETTLLDLKHLLQEAKQRIPPVLAELNDPMEDNEEITDISGVKGCAYCGGLGHRIRDCPKLEHQKSMAIANNRKDYFGSGGYRGEI comes from the coding sequence ATGGAAGAAGATGATTATGTGGAGTATGTGCCCGTGGCCAAGCGTCGTGCCTTGGAAGCTCAGAAGATTCTCCAACGCAAAGGGAAGGCCTCTGCTGTCACTGACGATGATTTGGAGAAACAAAGAGTGGCTGAAACTAAGCCCAGTCTTCTGGTTAAAGCGTCGCAGCTGAAACGAGAGCAACCTGAGATCAGTGTGACCGAGCAGATTGTTCAACAGGAGAAGGAGATGATTGAAAACTTGTCAGATAGGAAAACCCTCATGTCTGTCCGCGAATTGGCCAAGGGGATTACTTATACGGAACCTTTGCCTACAGGGTGGAAGCCGCCTTTGCATGTGAGAAGGATGTCTAAGAAGGAGTGTGATTTGATTCGAAAGCAGTGGCATATAATTGTTGATGGCGGTGATATCCCACCCCCGATTAAGAATTTTAAGGATATGAGGTTTCCGGAGCCGGTTTTGAAGAAGTTGAAAGCTAAGGGGATTGTACAACCAACACCCATTCAGGTGCAAGGTCTGCCTGTTATCTTATCTGGGCGGGATATGATTGGGATTGCATTCACGGGCTCAGGAAAAACTCTGGTCTTTGTGCTTCCGATGATCATGATGGCAATGCAAGAGGAAATCATGATGCCTATTGTTCCTGGAGAAGGTCCAtttggtttgattatttgtcCATCAAGGGAACTGGCAAGGCAGACATATGAAGTGATTGAACAGTTCTTGATACCTTTGAAGGAAGCTGGATATCCAGAGCTCAGGCCTTTGCTCTGTATTGGTGGAGTGGATATGAGATCGCAGCTTGATATTGTGAAGAAGGGTGTTCATATTGTTGTTGCCACTCCTGGGAGGTTGAAAGATATGTTGgccaagaagaaaatgaatcttGATAATTGCAGGTATTTAACATTAGATGAGGCTGATCGATTGGTAGATTTGGGATTTGAAGATGACATTAGAGAAGTTTTTGATCACTTCAAAGCTCAAAGGCAGACTCTTCTATTTTCTGCTACTATGCCTACCAAAATTCAGAACTTTGCCAGAAGCGCTTTGGTGAAACCTATTATTGTCAATGTGGGACGTGCAGGGGCTGCAAATCTTGATGTAATTCAGGAGGTAGAGTATGTTAAGCAAGAGGCAAAAATAGTTTATCTCCTTGAGTGTCTACAAAAAACCCCACCTCCTGTTCTGATATTTTGTGAGAATAAGGCTGACGTTGATGACATCCATGAATACCTTCTCTTGAAAGGAGTGGAAGCAGTGGCCATCCATGGAGGCAAGGATCAGGAAGAGAGAGAGTATGCCATTGCTGCTTTTAAGGCTGGAAAGAAAGATGTGTTGGTAGCAACTGATGTTGCATCCAAAGGTTTGGATTTTCCTGATATTCAGCATGTCATTAACTATGATATGCCAgctgaaattgaaaattatgtCCATAGGATTGGAAGGACTGGACGATGTGGAAAGACTGGTATAGCGACAACATTTATAAACAAGAATCAAAGTGAGACAACATTACTTGACTTGAAACACCTCTTGCAAGAAGCAAAGCAAAGGATTCCCCCAGTTTTGGCTGAGTTGAATGATCCAATGGAAGATAATGAAGAGATCACAGACATAAGTGGGGTCAAAGGATGTGCATATTGTGGTGGGCTTGGTCATCGTATCCGTGATTGTCCCAAATTAGAACATCAGAAGAGCATGGCGATAGCAAATAATAGAAAGGATTATTTTGGATCTGGAGGTTACAGAGGGGAAATTTGA
- the LOC114407599 gene encoding uncharacterized protein LOC114407599 — protein MELIQENFNDNFMDHASNSPPNSSYISGLVGAPQLDPRVGLEYQVEVPSIIKQSEQLQLLMNPAESEVGHDNSLSFAIGLPISVTWIHNEVENSGHEGWGYLRDNRKELKPITSQSVMTGDNNSSQLGKSKTYALVPGTLSNSWSDTDAKSFLLGLYIFRKNFVQIKRFLENKGIGEILAFYYGKFYKSDEYRRWSDCRKIKGRKSTIGQKLFTGRRLHELLSRLIPHVSEESKDILLQVSKSYTEGRASLEEYISSLKSTVGLGVLVEAVGIGKEKEDLTCLAVEPGKNNWVFSAPTCKAWSSLGPSDIMKFLTGFRLSKAKSKDLFWEAVWPRLLARGWHSEQPKNQGYVSSKDYLVFLVPGVEEFSRTKLVKGDHYFDSVCDILSKVVAEPNLLDLEEAKVDICNDEEPERGLNKDDQSDYHPQTYLKPRSSTYNTDHIKFTVIDTSLVHGRKSSDLREFKSVPVNSVGNVEVNAAGTHKGAKYIKDMPENIDQKLTDTSMLCEGKLLPARELKYLSVEVENTSKMEANMLIYDKNNISNADSQNNAKKMEESLENQKTSVSNDNQLKSAIKQRFSPRVRPGYSKHPILPFKKRRLTACAKAETSQIIGNSSGDLGSEKMTFSQENVDDPVSCQKSGASAEKSVEENNEESILNEVCQCTSVSDDKVEKSESQSSVTFKIPQVALNSEDGERATVEEDGQCLKANDQCLSSDAQAVVEQPPRTSGDVGSMENQPNMNSRRQSTRNRSLSLRALESLANEFTLGERRQKRKNIQTQR, from the exons ATGGAATTAATTCAGGAGAATTTTAACGATAATTTCATGGATCATGCATCTAATAGTCCTCCAAATTCCTCTTATATAAGCGGTTTAGTCGGTGCTCCACAGCTGGATCCTCGGGTTGGTCTTGAATACCAGGTGGAAGTTCCTTCCATAATAAAACAATCAGAACAGCTTCAACTTCTAATGAATCCTGCTGAGTCAGAAGTTGGGCATGACAATTCACTTTCCTTCGCAATTGGTTTACCCATCTCTGTTACATGGATACATAATGAAGTGGAGAATAGTGGACATGAAGGATGGGGATATCTTAGAGACAACAGGAAAGAATTGAAACCAATCACATCTCAATCTGTGATGACAGGAGACAACAATTCAAGCCAACTGGGTAAAAGCAAAACTTATGCATTGGTCCCTGGCACATTAAGTAACTCCTGGAGTGACACTGATGCAAAAAGTTTTCTCCTTGGGCTGTATATTTTTCGGAAGAATTTTGTTCAGATAAAAAGATTCTTAGAGAACAAAGGGATAGGGGAAATACTTGCATTTTACTATGGAAAGTTTTACAAATCTGATGAATATCGTAGATGGTCAGACTGCAGGAAGATAAAAGGGAGAAAGTCTACGATAGGACAAAAACTTTTCACTGGACGGAGGCTACATGAACTATTGTCTCGCTTGATTCCCCATGTCTCAGAAGAATCTAAAGACATTTTGCTACAG GTTTCTAAGTCATATACGGAGGGCAGAGCTTCTTTAGAAGAATACATATCTTCTTTAAAGTCCACTGTTGGACTTGGTGTTCTTGTGGAAGCAGTAGGTATTGGAAAGGAGAAGGAAGACCTTACATGTCTTGCTGTGGAACCTGGGAAGAACAATTGGGTGTTTTCAGCGCCAACTTGCAAAGCTTGGTCTTCTCTTGGACCTAGTGatataatgaaatttttaacaGGATTTCGACTGAGCAAGGCCAAAAGTAAGGATCTCTTCTGGGAAGCTGTTTGGCCCCGCTTACTGGCAAGAGGTTGGCACTCTGAGCAACCAAAGAATCAAGGCTATGTCAGCTCCAAAGATTATCTGGTTTTTCTTGTCCCTGGTGTTGAGGAGTTTTCAAGAACAAAACTTGTGAAAGGTGACCATTACTTTGATTCTGTTTGTGATATCTTGAGCAAAGTGGTAGCTGAACCAAATCtacttgatcttgaagaagCTAAAGTTGATATCTGCAATGATGAAGAGCCAGAAAGGGGATTGAATAAGGATGATCAATCTgattatcatcctcaaacataCCTCAAGCCCCGTTCTTCTACTTACAACACAGATCATATAAAATTCACGGTTATCGATACCAGTTTGGTGCATGGAAGGAAGTCATCTGATTTACGAGAATTTAAATCTGTACCTGTTAATTCAGTGGGTAACGTTGAGGTAAATGCTGCTGGTACACATAAAGGGGCCaaatatattaaggatatgCCTGAAAACATTGATCAAAAGTTGACTGATACCAGCATGCTTTGTGAAGGTAAATTATTGCCGGCGAGAGAACTGAAATATCTGTCAGTTGAAGTGGAAAATACTTCTAAGATGGAAGCTAATATGCTGATAtatgacaaaaataatattagtaatGCTGATAGCCAAAACAATgcaaagaaaatggaagaaagcCTGGAGAATCAGAAGACCTCCGTGTCTAATGATAATCAACTAAAGAGCGCCATAAAGCAACGATTCAGTCCGAGAGTGAGACCAGGTTATTCCAAACATCCCATTCTTCCCTTCAAAAAGAGGAGATTGACTGCTTGTGCCAAGGCAGAGACAAGCCAAATCATTGGGAACTCCTCAGGAGACTTGGGATCCGAAAAAATGACATTCTCtcaagaaaatgttgatgatCCTGTTAGCTGTCAGAAGAGTGGAGCATCTGCTGAAAAAAGTGTGGAAGAGAATAACGAAGAAAGCATTCTCAATGAAGTTTGTCAATGCACGAGTGTTTCTGATGATAAAGTTGAGAAATCTGAATCACAGTCATCAGTCACCTTCAAGATACCCCAAGTTGCATTGAACTCTGAAGATGGTGAAAGGGCAACGGTGGAGGAAGATGGGCAGTGCCTAAAGGCAAATGATCAATGTTTATCATCTGATGCTCAGGCAGTGGTTGAACAGCCACCGAGAACCTCTGGTGATGTTGGTTCTATGGAAAATCAGCCTAATATGAATTCCAGGAGGCAGAGCACAAGAAACCGATCACTGTCACTTAGAGCGTTGGAATCTCTAGCAAATGAATTCACGCTTGGGGAAAGGAGACAGAAGAGGAAAAACATCCAAACACAACGATGA
- the LOC114407600 gene encoding sucrose nonfermenting 4-like protein: MFASVADGAFEGSGVSGPFLIPQRFVWPYGGTTVFLTGSFTRWSNHIAMSPMEGCPAVFQVVCNLMPGFHQYKFNVDGEWRHDEQQPFVNGSCGVVNTIYIVREPDILPSILNTETPGRSHMEVDNMEANPRMTVSDLEVSRHRISVFLSTHTSYDLLPESGKVIALDINLPVKQAFHVLYEQGISMAPLWDFCRSQFVGVLSAMDFILILKELGNHSSNLTQEQLETHTIAAWKEGKFQQFRTLDSNGGSYPWRFVHAGPHECLKDVALKVLQNKVSSVPIIHSSSEDGSHPQLLHLASLSGILKVICRQFKHSLSSFPILQLPVASIPLGTWMPRVGEPNGRPLAMLMPSASLGAALSMFVQAKVSSIPIVDNNDSLLDIYSRSDITALAKDKAYARISLDEISIHQALLLGQDATSPYGLYNGHRCHMCLRSDSLYKVMERLANPGVRRLVAVEAGSKRVEGIISLSDVFRFLLG, from the exons ATGTTTGCTTCGGTTGCGGATGGGGCATTTGAGGGGAGTGGAGTTTCAGGACCCTTTTTGATTCCACAGCGCTTTGTTTGGCCTTATGGGGGAACAACGGTGTTCCTAACCGGTTCTTTCACCAG ATGGTCGAACCATATAGCTATGTCTCCGATGGAGGGATGCCCTGCTGTGTTTCAAGTTGTTTGCAACTTAATGCCGGGGTTTCATCAG TACAAATTTAATGTAGATGGTGAGTGGCGGCACGATGAGCAGCAGCCATTTGTAAATGGGAGCTGTGGAGTAGTGAACACTATTTATATAGTGAGAGAACCAGATATCTTACCTTCCATCTTAAATACTGAAACACCTGGTCGATCACACATGGAGGTTGACAACATG GAAGCTAATCCCAGGATGACTGTGTCTGATCTGGAGGTTTCTCGCCACCGTATATCGGTATTCCTGTCCACGCATACTTCATATGATTTGCTTCCCGAGTCAGGAAAG GTCATTGCCTTGGATATAAATTTACCAGTTAAGCAAGCATTCCATGTTCTTTACGAACAG GGTATATCTATGGCTCCTCTATGGGATTTTTGCAGGAGCCAGTTCGTTGGAGTTCTTAGTGCAATGGACTTCATTCTAATATTGAAAGAG CTGGGGAACCATAGTTCAAATTTGACTCAAGAACAACTCGAGACTCATACTATAGCTGcctggaaagaaggaaaatttcaacAATTCAGAACACTTGATAGTAATGGGGGATCATATCCTTGGCGATTTGTTCAT GCCGGACCCCATGAATGTCTTAAAGATGTGGCTTTGAAGGTTTTGCAAAACAAGGTGTCATCTGTTCCTATCATCCACTCTTCTTCAGAGGATGGTTCACATCCTCAACTGCTACATCTTGCTTCGCTATCTGGAATACTAAAAG TTATATGCAGGCAGTTTAAGCACTCCTTGAGTTCTTTTCCCATTCTTCAACTTCCAGTGGCTTCAATACCTTTGGGTACATGGATGCCTAGAGTTGGGGAACCAAATGGACGGCCACTAGCGATGTTGATGCCAAGTGCTTCTCTCGGTGCTGCTCTTTCAATGTTTGTTCAAG CCAAAGTTAGCTCAATACCGATTGTGGATAATAATGATTCGTTACTTGACATTTATTCAAGAAG tgATATTACTGCATTGGCTAAAGATAAAGCTTATGCTAGGATATCTCTCGATGAAATTAGTATTCACCAG GCATTGCTTTTGGGACAAGATGCAACTTCTCCTTATGGGCTTTACAATGGTCACAGATGTCACATGTGTTTGAGATCTGATTCGCTTTACAAAGTGATGGAGCGGTTGGCTAATCCTG GGGTTAGGAGACTTGTGGCTGTGGAGGCTGGCAGCAAGCGTGTGGAAGGGATTATTTCTTTAAGCGATGTGTTCAGATTCTTGTTAGGCTAG
- the LOC114405333 gene encoding protein ALWAYS EARLY 2-like, producing MAPTKKPRTMKNKRFSSEVSTKKDEVGSSKNKQRKKNMSDELGPKWKAGELNQFYEAYRKHGKDWTKVAEIVSSRSAKMVEALYNISKAYLSLPKESASAVGLIAMITDHYSMVEESDSERERNDVPGSRQPMKRKCGKIQLSISNDSVQSQSIASKDGCLSLLKKRQFDGIPPWPVAKRTPRFPVNDSKPDDRENYVLPNKRNPKSMFDANDDEAAHVVTMASTEAAQRGVSPRVSQNPYKKSKQEFSLVQSGQIMVFNSRPACYAISWILLAVLLLQKMNFDFGFVNKHQHSNTSLWQLASFLVDFLVFIPCFIKCFQYLNHQESETVPAKFYDASIDEEYLKDKSSSMDALLTLADMCLLVSTSTMESGKKGVFGIGDIPSNNPVYTILRAFFGIKYLRIFMFNLNSMNFLMKIYFLLLVATPVHVFCFSHPGGVYIFSSVQILLFHYCVLILFLSHLESSVQLKEEKMAHKKDEKSVLPEGKSTRQNRDKIKLQGLKQKVDHAVPGVGSSTKHRSRRKTILQRPFTPKEKSSEKILKSKQNKNLTPVHGGALNILVGTYQEKLSGCLSSYMVRRWCMFEWFYSAIDYPWFSKREFMEYLNHVDLGRIPRLTRVEWSVIRSSLGKPRRFSERFLHGERQKLEQYRESVRKYYDELRTGIRDGLPTDLSKPLCVGQRVIAFHSKKTREIHDGSVLTVDHDNYRVQFDRPELGVDSVMDIDCMPLNPLDTMPETLRQQISASNVPRISKKPHKKGNSRFGGNMTYNSSGPVEKAPTSSSTLALAKPKKALSPGKLLLELKNANSEIVGNQNDADCFNDRRLSRSITPHVIQLKEASGQVFNALCYSRKHNTEHIRNSPPPQMNPKASFDNHDSLPNTMDGSLVQELGSAVEIIKGSKLRAHAMVDAAFQALSSTKEGEDALTRIEQALDCADNQQLATNSRLPVIRSQGQISGSFDYHNRSISHPSKPLLNNASGRKLHNDSDKVNTQILLDLITSCVATGITIQTCANQQCPPADVTPIFDTAVTILHPRSLRNFHVYRDIQMHMQRIKSQILAHINN from the exons ATGGCACCAACGAAGAAACCTAGAACTATGAAGAATAAGCGGTTTTCAAGTGAAGTCTCTACCAAGAAAGATGAAGTCGGCTCAAGTAAAAATAAGCAACGG aagaaaaatatGTCTGATGAATTAGGACCTAAATGGAAAGCCGGAGAACTAAACCAGTTTTATGAAGCGTACAGGAAGCACGGGAAAGACTGGACCAAG GTGGCTGAAATTGTATCTAGTAGATCTGCTAAAATGGTGGAGGCCCTTTACAATATCAGTAAG GCATACCTATCTCTGCCAAAGGAGTCAGCTTCTGCTGTTGGCCTAATTGCAATGATCACAGATCACTATAGTATGGTG GAAGAGAGTGATAGTGAAAGGGAGAGAAATGATGTACCAGGATCTCGACAACCTATGAAACGAAAGTGTGGAAAAATTCAGCTTAGTATATCCAATGATTCTGTCCAATCTCAGTCAATTGCTTCCAAGGATGGTTGCCTTTCTCtattaaagaaaagacaatTTGATG GTATCCCACCTTGGCCAGTTGCGAAAAGGACGCCTCGTTTCCCAGTTAACGACTCTAAGCCTGATGATAGGGAAAATTATGTTTTGCCTAATAAGAGAAACCCAAAGTCAATGTTTGATGCTAATGATGACGAAGCTGCACATGTTGTGACTATGGCATCAACTGAGGCTGCACAAAGAGGTGTCTCTCCCCGTGTATCTCAAAATCCATACAAAAAATCAAAGCAGGAGTTCTCTCTGGTTCAGAGTGGGCAAATAATGGTATTTAACAGCCGTCCTGCATGTTATGCCATTAGCTGGATTCTGTTGGCTGTATTATTGCTTCAAAAGATGAATTTCGATTTTGGTTTTGTGAATAAACATCAACATTCAAATACAAGCTTGTGGCAACTGGCAAGCTTTCTAGTTGACTTTCTTGTGTTCATACCATGTTTTATCAAATGTtttcaatatttgaat CACCAAGAGTCTGAGACAGTTCCTGCCAAGTTTTATGATGCTTCTATTGATGAAGAGTACTTGAAAG ATAAAAGCTCTTCCATGGATGCTTTGCTCACTTTGGCTGACATGTGTCTATTGGTATCAACATCTACAATGGAATCTGGTAAGAAAGGAGTTTTTGGTATAGGAGACAT CCCATCTAATAACCCAGTCTACACGATATTGAGAGCATTT TTTGGAATCAAATATTTGCGTATTTTCATGTTCAACTTAAATTCCATGAATTTCTTGATGAAAATCTACTTCTTGTTGTTAGTTGCTACTCCtgttcatgttttttgttttagtcatCCTGGGGGAGTTTACATATTTTCTTCTgttcaaattcttttatttcattACTGTGTTCTCATCCTTTTCCTCTCCCATCTAGAATCATCTGTCCagttaaaggaagaaaaaatggCTCACAAAAAAGATGAGAAGTCTGTTTTACCTGAAGGAAAATCAACAAGGCAAAACAGAgataaaattaaacttcaggGTTTGAAACAGAAGGTTGATCATGCAGTCCCTGGAGTTGGTTCATCAACTAAACATAGAAGTAGACGTAAGACGATTTTACAGAGACCATTCACACCTAAAGAGAAATCTTCTgagaaaatattgaaaagtAAACAGAATAAGAATTTGACCCCGGTCCACGGTGGGGCATTAAACATTTTAGTTGGTACGTATCAGGAAAAGCTTTCTGGTTGTTTGTCATCTTATATGGTTCGTCGATGGTGTATGTTTGAATGGTTTTATAGCGCAATTGATTATCCATGGTTTTCCAAAAGGGAGTTCATGGAATACTTAAATCATGTTGATCTAGGGAGAATCCCAAGGCTAACTCGTGTTGAGTGGAGTGTCATTAGAAG TTCCCTTGGCAAACCTCGCAGGTTTTCAGAACGCTTTCTTCACGGAGAAAGACAAAAACTTGAACAGTATCGTGAATCTGTTCGGAAATATTACGATGAACTGCGGACTGGTATCAGGGATGGACTTCCAACAGATTTGTCTAAGCCGTTATGTGTTGGACAACGAGTAATTGCTTTCCACTcgaaaaaaacaagagagattCATGATGGCAGTGTGCTTACAGTTGACCATGACAATTACAGAGTTCAGTTTGACCGTCCTGAATTGGGTGTTGATTCTGTCATG GACATTGATTGCATGCCTTTGAATCCATTGGATACTATGCCAGAAACTCTGAGGCAGCAGATTAGTGCTAGTAATGTTCCTCGCATAAGTAAAAAACCACACAAGAAAGGAAATTCACGCTTTGGGGGGAACATGACATATAATTCAAGTGGACCTGTGGAGAAGGCACCCACCTCTTCAAGTACTTTAGCATTAGCTAAGCCCAAAAAG gCACTGTCACCGGGGAAATTGTTATTGGAACTTAAAAATGCAAATAGTGAGATAGTGGGAAACCAAAATGATGCAGACTGCTTTAATGATCGGAGGCTTTCAAGAAGCATTACGCCACATGTTATACAGCTTAAGGAAGCCAGTGGACAG GTTTTTAATGCTCTGTGTTATTCGAGGAAACATAATACAGAGCACATCAGAAACTCTCCGCCACCACAGATGAATCCCAAAGCAAGTTTTGACAATCATGACAGCCTTCCCAATACAATGGATGGTTCTCTGGTGCAAGAGTTAGGGTCAGCTGTTGAAATTATTAAAGGATCCAAACTTAGAGCACATGCTATGGTGGATGCTGCATTTCAG GCATTGTCTTCGACGAAGGAAGGTGAAGATGCTTTGACGAGGATTGAACAGGCATTGGATTGTGCGGATAATCAGCAGCTGGCAACCAACTCAAGGTTACCTGTGATTAGGTCCCAAGGGCAAATTAGTGGAAGTTTTGATTACCATAATCGGTCAATTTCTCATCCATCGAAGCCTCTACTCAATAATGCATCTGGTAGAAAACTGCATAATGATTCTGACAAAGTTAATACTCAAATTCTCCTGGACCTCATCACTTCCTGTGTCGCCACAGGGATCACGATACAG ACTTGTGCCAACCAACAATGTCCTCCAGCTGATGTGACTCCAATATTTGATACTGCTGTTACCATCCTGCATCCACGCAGTCTACGAAATTTTCATGTTTACAGAGATATTCAAATGCACATGCAAAGAATTAAGAGCCAGATTTTAGCCCATATCAATAATTGA